A stretch of Gambusia affinis linkage group LG10, SWU_Gaff_1.0, whole genome shotgun sequence DNA encodes these proteins:
- the LOC122838051 gene encoding myomegalin isoform X8: protein MSGFLYRGRHGAAEKPARPRSLGPMMDFSCDETGKVPPVQMHSLREFEQHLNDLKKENFSLKLRIYFLEEKIQQKFDQSGDSVHRANIELKVEVESLKKDLQEKQEVLDRALSTAEVLSNQNEAELQRRLVEGQDEVRHVQQILEDKVQLLQKEVEAARSDAQRMAALADGEARRCLALQREMLEKMEEHGDSAGVQTSPTDADRLIEDLEQQKQSLSLQVEELQVKVHDLSSSLENRERDAEQLIGEQQDQLSRYQSAAGQCVGELQQAQNQVRSLQVNIRESEARNQKLQERLAAMELQLRSAQDEAQQQERLIQNLTDAVVSKETEVSDLSRALADQNQTLRSLRELANRSQLSGTEAAPGQGEVLALQAALFQAQLELQAAQRAQRRADRAEEDQNRSLERLERDLQGALQHRRETERHNRELQLILQTVRSDLQAREEQLSEGEQERRRESEERERSVAELRAGLQLKEQLLQEYGEMLKEPKENRDSLLQKLRQRIAERDRALERAVDEKFRSAEQRDAASRQLQLLLREKERDLERQRRVLANNEETIASLEALLRGKELQLQQLADAWTGVRRQQRDVDERTSQILRERDDVIEQLQAALLARTQETQDLRCSLLLQVQLAPGQVLEDLKLRLQLKDRLFQEVMSDRTRQAREHQEQVQDLLRTISARDQYIQDSAARLTEVLEEQTCRVQELRRQLGSGLQLDAAATLQQEQNQEETRSRAEQLHHLSLKEEIIRDLQRKMADPSDLPVVERLTLELQELREVLVRQGAARQPEFGELSGEDEDEADEDVKSEFTAADEDEDEDEDEECAAWGRQLDAEGLMEVKQLVEQKQVVERELGELKAQLEKAGFSSLSQMRRALFSLRSENEDLKLQLADGRQAVEEEEELDVTVEEEEEEEESSGMWESWDGDPSLSDSRTQSHEDQKTEEGDRVETLTGSSQDDEPSNQQRRPDASPSAGKTVRLQLKSRELQERLMVSEATVQAQAEQLQDYRELLAETAVQQDSKLVQVDLQDPGYETCGRSENEADREEASSPEFDDLEMCTSLDLGSQWWPGGTDAQPCGYPGDLPSLRRLVEELRSQLSRSQAVIRGLQGRLRRLSASGEVGRCPQAEDDEGWQSSDGASQRHHDNGLQKLTSRVDALEDQLRKGGRREEGNSANWPGKLDSLLKAQARELSLLRQRLRDGRAACGLLRRHLAATTRAFEELLRANDVDFYTGQSFREQLAQSGALAQRVGARIGGRDPSEDPEETTELLAVRLSKELQQKDKVIESLQAKLDQHHHHHHRSDSPSSSHALSDITDQSDRISYVSDEHGSTNGDPELCCDADAAGGPEENGNATGPASPLGAASRRPSVGSSQHSQSCLSCPSMHCSGSPLRPADLQSQSAPCRPPLSSPIKHGGRSQRSAAPAFSLAAVQQELQTLQKQLRADGRFSTPRSLHGLPRFVPQHHADAAGFPPLSYQGFPPPLFSSGLDVAMTTRAGASLLERGASWETPCGAGADLSSRSSGYQSGTGHTGSDLMKEHLAEIRSLRRRLEESIQTNDRLRLQLEDRLACSAGDKGAPTNIYIQGLDSAGQLSAELRLLQEENAALQAQLQRAGREGSREAELRREAEHLREAVLKERSMLKEAELEIQRWAELSQRLQAEDAVRCQEVAQLRQDRQRNQETINRLQHEASVLRLQLDQSRSLSQTLQEALQDAKRRVWEKSRDSHSDEAANGALPVTFDPRELHIQLSSQPAARRRLFSGEDVSPPVRDSDPIRDSGPVAAPPRLPPAACAQQGGASEGSHHAVGHLGDLQALQQQLLDGATLAAQMEAALCSLNASQRLHQPLDRGCVGNLLSDSKSLKRILQEAESLLQATWTAGLTHSEEARQDESLRDEVVCLRMKLSEQDQALRDAMERLKSSSLTKDSMEHFIVNQLSRTRDVLRRAKSNLQENKLRICSLPASFSAPSSPSGPVKVKTQGAPLSSVPLLVGAS from the exons CACCTCAACGACCTGAAGAAGGAGAACTTCAGCCTGAAGCTGAGGATCTACTTCCTGGAGGAGAAGATCCAGCAGAAGTTTGATCAGAGCGGCGACAGCGTCCACAGAGCG AACATCGAGCTGAAGGTGGAGGTTGAGAGTCTGAAGAAGGATCTGCAGGAGAAGCAGGAGGTTCTGGACCGGGCGCT ATCCACAGCCGAGGTCCTGTCCAATCAGAATGAAGCAGAGCTGCAGCGCCGCCTGGTGGAGGGGCAGGACGAGGTCAGACACGTGCAGCAGATCCTGGAGGACAAAGTTCAGCTGCTGCAAAAG GAGGTCGAGGCGGCCCGGAGCGACGCCCAGCGCATGGCGGCGCTGGCGGACGGCGAGGCCCGGCGCTGCCTGGCTCTGCAGAGGGAGATGCTGGAGAAGATGGAGGAACACGGAGACTCGGCTGGAGTCCAGACGAGTCCGACTGACGCGGACAG gcTGATTGAGGATctggagcagcagaaacagTCGCTAAGTCTCCAGGTGGAAGAGCtccaggtcaaagttcatgacCTTTCATCCTCGCTGGAGAACAGAGAACGAGACGCCGAG CAGCTGATCGGCGAGCAGCAGGACCAGCTCAGTCGGTACCAGAGCGCCGCGGGTCAGTGCGTGGGAGAGCTGCAGCAGGCCCAGAACCAGGTCCGATCGCTGCAGGTCAACATCAGAGAGAGCGAGGCTCGGAACCAG AAGCTGCAGGAGCGTCTGGCTGCCATGGAGCTGCAGCTTCGCTCGGCGCAGGATGAAGCGCAGCAGCAGGAGAGACTCATCCAGAACCTGACGGACGCCGTCGTTTCCAAGGAGACGGAG GTTTCTGACCTGAGCAGAGCCTTggcggatcagaaccagacgCTGCGTTCGCTCAGGGAGCTCGCTAACCGCAGCCAG CTGTCCGGTACCGAGGCGGCTCCGGGTCAGGGCGAGGTTCTGGCCCTGCAGGCGGCGCTGTTCCAGGctcagctggagctgcaggcgGCCCAGCGGGCTCAGCGCCGGGCGGACCGCGCCGAGGAGGATCAGAACCGGTCCCTGGAGAGGCTGGAGAGagacctgcagggggcgctgcagcaCCGCAGGGAGACGGAGCGACACAACCGG gagctgcagctgattcTGCAGACGGTCCGGTCCGACCTGCAGGCGAGGGAGGAGCAGCTGAGCGAGGGCGAGCAAGAGAGACGGAGGGAGAGCGAGGAGAGAGAGCGCAGCGTCGCGGAGCTGAGGGCCGGCCTGCAGCTGAAGGAGCAGCTgcttcag GAATACGGGGAGATGCTGAAGGAACCGAAGGAGAACAGAGActctctgctgcagaaactgCGGCAGCGAATAGCGGAGAGAGACCGAGCGCTGGAG CGGGCCGTTGACGAGAAGTTTCGCTCGGCGGAGCAGCGAGATGCAGCGAGTcgccagctgcagctgctgctgcgtgAGAAGGAGCGAGACCTGGAGAGGCAGCGCCGCGTTCTGGCCAACAACGAGGAAACCATCGCT AGCCTGGAGGCGCTGCTGAGGGggaaggagctgcagctgcagcagctggccgACGCCTGGACCGGCGTCCGGCGGCAGCAGCGGGACGTCGACGAGCGGACCAGTCAAatcctgagagagagagacgacgTCATTGAGCAGCTGCAGGCGGCGCTGCTCGCTCGCACGCAGGAGACCCAG gacctgcgctgctctctgctgcttcAGGTCCAGTTGGCGCCGGGTCAGGTTCTGGAGGacctgaagctccgcctccagctGAAAGACCGCCTCTtccaggaagtgatgtcagacCGGACCCGGCAGGCCCGGGAGCACCAGGAGCAGGTCCAGGATCTGCTCAGAACCATCAGCGCCAGGGACCAGTACATCCAG GACTCAGCGGCCCGACTCACCGAGGTTCTGGAAGAGCAGACCTGCAGAGTCCAGGAGCTGCGGCGCCAGCTGGGCTCCGGGTTGCAGCTGGACGCGGCTGCAAcgctgcagcaggagcagaaccaggaggagacGAGGAGTCGGGCCGAGCAGCTGCACCATCTGAGCCTGAAGGAGGAGATCATCAGG GACCTTCAGAGGAAGATGGCTGACCCGTCGGACCTTCCGGTGGTGGAGCGGCTGACCCTGGAGCTCCAGGAGCTGAGGGAGGTTCTGGTCCGGCAGGGAGCCGCCCGGCAGCCTGAGTTTGGAG AGCTGAGCGGTGAGGACGAAGACGAGGCAGATGAAGATGTGAAGAGTGAGTTCACTGCTgctgatgaggatgaggatgaggatgaggatgaggagtgTGCTGCCTGG GGTCGGCAGCTGGACGCTGAAGGGCTGATGGAGGTCAAGCAGCTGGTGGAGCAGAAGCAGGTGGTGGAGAGAGAGCTGGGGGAGCTGAAGGCTCAGCTGGAGAAGGCCGGCTTCTCCTCGCTGTCCCAGATGAG GAGAGCTTTGTTCAGCCTGCGATCAGAGAACGAAGACCTGAAGCTCCAGCTGGCTGACGGCAGGCAGgctgtggaggaagaggaggagctggatgtgactgtggaggaggaagaggaggaagaggagagctcTGGGATGTGGGAGTCTTGGGACGGAGATCCGTCTCTATCTGACAGCAGGACTCAGAGCCATGAGGACCAGAAGACAGAGGAGGGCGACAGAGTGGAGACGCTCACCGGCTCCTCACAG GACGACGAGCCGTCCAATCAGCAGCGACGGCCGGACGCCTCGCCCTCAGCGGGGAAGACGGTCCGTCTGCAGCTGAAGAGCCGGGAGCTGCAGGAGAGGCTGATGGTGTCGGAGGCCACAGTGCAGGCTCAGGCTGAGCAGCTGCAGGACTACAGAGAGCTGCTGG cagaaacagccgTGCAGCAGGACAGCAAGCTGGTCCAGGTGGACCTGCAGGATCCGGGCTACGAGACCTGCGGCCGCAGCGAGAACGAGGCTGACAGGGAGGAGGCCAGCAGCCCAG AATTCGACGACCTGGAGATGTGCACGTCTCTGGACCTGGGCTCTCAGTGGTGGCCCGGCGGCACCGACGCTCAGCCCTGCGGTTACCCTGGCGACCTGCCGTCGCTGCGGCGCCTGGTGGAGGAGCTGCGCTCGCAGCTGTCCCGCTCTCAGGCAGTGATCCGCGGCCTGCAGGGCCGCCTGCGCCGCCTCTCCGCCTCCGGCGAGGTCGGCCGCTGCCCGCAGGCGGAGGACGACGAGGGCTGGCAGTCGTCGGACGGAGCCTCGCAGCGTCACCATGACAACGGCCTTCAGAAGCTGACGTCCAGAGTGGACGCTCTGGAGGACCAGCTGAGGAAAGGAGgcaggagggaggaaggaaacTCTGCAAACTGGCCGGG GAAGTTGGACTCTCTGCTGAAAGCTCAGGCCAGAGAGCTGTCGCTGCTGCGCCAGCGGCTGCGTGACGGCCGCGCCGCCTGCGGCCTCCTGCGCCGCCACCTGGCCGCCACCACCCGGGCCTTCGAGGAGCTGCTGCGCGCCAACGACGTCGACTTCTACACGGGCCAGAGCTTCAGGGAGCAGCTGGCCCAGAGCGGCGCCCTGGCCCAGCGGGTCGGCGCCAGGATCGGCGGAC GAGATCCGTCTGAGGACCCAGAGGAGACGACGGAGCTGCTCGCCGTCCG gCTGAGtaaggagctgcagcagaaggaTAAAGTTATCGAGTCTCTCCAAGCCAAACTCGaccagcatcatcatcatcatcatcgctCCGACTCGCCCAGCAGCAGCCACGCCCTCTCTGACATCACCGACCAATCAGATCGCATCTCCTACGTGTCGGACGAGCACGGCTCCACCAACGGCGACCCGGAGTTGTGCTGCGATGCAGACGCTGCCGGCGGACCCGAGGAAAACGGGAATGCTACTGGACCAG cGTCTCCGCTCGGCGCCGCGTCCCGCCGTCCGTCCGTCGGCTCCTCCCAACACTCCCAGTCCTGCCTCAGTTGTCCCAGCATGCATTGCTCCGGCTCTCCGCTCAGACCCGCAGACCTGCAGAGCCAATCAG CCCCTTGTCGCCCTCCCCTCTCCTCCCCCATCAAACATGGCGGCCGCTCCCAGAGGAGCGCGGCGCCAGCTTTCTCTCTGGCTGCGGTTCAGCAGGAGCTCCAGACGCTACAGAAGCAGCTGAGAGCCGACGGCA GGTTTTCCACTCCCAGATCTCTCCACGGTCTCCCCCGGTTCGTCCCTCAGCATCATGCCGACGCTGCCGGCTTCCCGCCGCTCTCCTACCAAGGcttccctcctcctctgttCAGCAGCGGCCTGGACGTTGCCATGACAACGAGAGCCGGGGCCAGCCTGCTGGAGAGAGGCGCATCGTGGGAAACGCCGTGCGGCGCGGGAGCCGACCTGTCGTCGAGGTCGTCGGGTTACCAGTCAGGAACCGGACACACAG GTTCAGATCTGATGAAGGAACACCTGGCAGAGATCCGGAGTCTGAGGCGGAGACTGGAGGAGTCCATCCAGACCAACGACCGGCTCCGGCTGCAACTGGAGGACCGGCTGGCCTGCAGCGCCGGGGACAAAG GAGCTCCGACCAACATCTACATCCAGGGCCTGGACTCGGCCGGCCAGCTGTCCGCCGAGCTGCGCCTCCTGCAGGAGGAGAACGCCGCTCTGCAGGCGCAGCTGCAGCGCGCCGGCCGAG agggcagcagagaggCGGAGCTTCGCAGGGAGGCGGAGCATCTGAGGGAGGCGGTCCTCAAGGAGAGATCCATGCTGAAGGAGGCGGAGCTCGAGATACAGAGGTGGGCGGAGCTAAGCCAGAGGCTGCAGGCGGAGGATGCAGTTCGCTGCCAGGAGGTGGCGCAGCTGAGACAGGACAGACAGAGAAACCAGGAAACCATCAACAG GCTGCAGCACGAGGCGAGCGTCCTGCGCCTGCAGCTGGACCAGAGCCGCAGTTTGAGCCAGACGctgcaggaggcgctgcagGACGCAAAGCGCCGAGTCTGGGAAAAGTCCAGAGACTCACACTCAG ATGAGGCGGCTAATGGCGCTCTGccagtgacctttgaccccagagAGCTTCACATCCAGCTGAGCAGCCAGCCTGCAGCCAGGAGGCGACTCTTCAGCG gTGAAGACGTTTCTCCGCCCGTCAGAGACAGCGACCCGATCCGAGACAGTGGACCCGTCGCTGCTCCGCCTCGGCTTCCTCCAG ctgcctGCGCCCAGCAGGGCGGCGCTTCTGAGGGAAGCCACCACGCCGTCGGCCATCTTGGAGACCTCCAggccctgcagcagcagctcctggatGGGGCCACCCTGGCTGCTCAGATGGAGGCCGCCCTCTGTTCCCTGAACGCCTCACAGAGGCTTcatcag cctTTGGACCGAGGATGCGTCGGTAATCTGCTGTCGGACTCTAAATCGCTGAAGCGGATCCTGCAGGAGGCGGAGTCTCTGCTGCAGGCGACCTGGACGGCGGGTCTGACCCACTCTGAGGAAGCCAGACAG GACGAGTCGCTGAGGGACGAGGTCGTCTGTCTCCGGATGAAGCTCTCAGAGCAGGACCAGGCTCTAAGGGACGCCATGGAGAGGCTAAAGAGCTCCAGCCTCACCAAGGACAGCATGGAGCATTTCATCGTCAACCAGC tATCGAGAACGCGGGACGTCCTGAGGAGAGCCAAGTCCAACCTGCAG GAGAACAAACTCAGGATCTGCTCCCTTCCAGCCTCTTTCTCTGCCCCCTCTTCCCCCTCCGGCCCAGTAAAG GTGAAAACCCAGGGGGCGCCACTGAGCTCGGTTCCCCTGCTGGTTGGAGCGTCCTGA